The Streptomyces bacillaris sequence TATGAGTGGCCGGTTCCCGGGCGCCCGGGACACCGACGCGTTCTGGGACCTGCTGGCCTCCGGCCGGGACGCCGTCTCGAAGGTGGACCGCTGGGACCTCGCGTCGCTGGGCAGCGTCTGCCTGGACGGCGGCCTCCTGGACGGCGTCGACGAGTTCGACCCGCTCTTCTTCGGGATCTCCGGTGCCGAGGCCGTCTACATGGAGCCGCAGCAGCGGCTGTTCCTCCAGGAAGCGTGGCGGGCGCTCGAGGACGCGGGCCACGCGGGCGACTCGCTCGACCGGGACCGGTGCGGAATCTACGTGGGCTGCGCCGCGGGCGACTACCTGGATCTGACGGGGCCGTCCGACTACCCGGGCCAGGCGCTGTGGGGCAACATGAACTCGCTCGTGCCGTCCCGCATCGCGTACTACCTGGACCTGCACGGGCCGGCGCTCGCGGTCGACACCGCGTGCTCCAGCTCGCTGGTCTCCCTCTACCTGGCCTGTCAGGCCCTGTGGGCGGGCGAGGTCACCACGGCGATCGCGGGCGGGGTCTACGTACAGAACTCGCCGCGGCTGTATCTGGCGGCGTCGCGGGCCGGAATGCTCTCCCCGACCGGCCGGAGCCGCGCGTTCGACCAGGCGGCCGACGGATTCGTGCCCGCCGAGGGGGTCGGTGCGCTGGTCCTCAAACGGCTCTCGGACGCCGAGGCGGACGGCGACCACATCCACGGCGTGATCAGCGGCATCGGGATCAACCACAACGGCACGACGAACGGGATCGCCGCGCCGAACGGGACCTCGCAGGAACGGCTGATCCGGCAGATCTACCAGGACTTCGCCATCGACCCGGCGGGGATCGGACTGGTCGAGGCGCACGGCACCGGGACCAAGCTCGGTGATCCGGTGGAATTCCGGGCGCTCGACCGCGCGTTCCGCGGCTTCACGGACGCCGAGCGGTTCTGCTCGCTCGGCTCGACCAAGGCCTCCATCGGCCATGCGCAGGCCGCGGCCGGCGTGATCGGCGTCATCAAGACACTGCTGGCGATGAGGCACGAGGTGATCCCCGGCCTGCCCCACCACACGGAGACGAACTCCAGTGTCACGCTGGCCGGCAGCCCGTTCTTCGTACACACGGAGCCCAGGCGGTGGGCCGTGCCCGAGGGGGGCAGGCGGCGCGCCGCCGTCACATCGCTCGGCGCGAGCGGAACCAACGCCCACACCGTCATCGAGCAGCCGTCCGCACCGCCGACGCCGACGCCGCCGCTGAGCAGGCAGGGCAGGGCTCGGTTGATTGCGCTGTCAGCCGCGACGGAGGACGCCCTGCGCGAACAGGTGGTCCGGCTCGCGCGCCACTGCCGCGAGCACCCGGACCTCGATCCCGGAGACGTGAGCCACACCCTTCTGCTCGGCCGCAGACACCTGCGGCACCGATGGGCAACGGTGGTCCGGGACATCACGGAACTGGAGAGCCGGTGCACCGCCTGGCTCTCCGGGCAGGACATTCCGGCGCGGGGCGCGGACTCCCAGGTGCAGGCACTCGCCCAGCAGTTCCTCGACGGTGAGGCACCGGATTTCGCCGAGCTGTTCCGGGACAGCCGCTACCGTCGCGTTCCGCTGCCCGGCTACCCCTTCGAGCGGGAACGCTACGCACTGCCGAACCGCGCTGCGGCGGACGACGCACCGCGGCACGACGGGCAACTCCTCACCGGCGACGAGTTCTACCTGCGGGAACATCGGATACAGGGAACCGGGATCGCCCCGGGTGCCATGTATCTGCAGTGGGCCGCGGCTGCGGCGAGGCGGACCGCGAGCGCTCCGGTGCGCTTGCACGACGTCGTCTTCCTGCGGCCCCTCTCGGTGCCGGGGGCACCGCGCGCACTGCGAGTGGCTCTCCGCGCGGACGGTGACGTCACCCGGTTCACGGTGTCCTCCACGGAGTCCGCCGGAGACGAGCCCGTACTCCACTGTCAGGGCGAGGTGTCCGCCACGGAGCCGACGGCCGTGCGGGCGCTCGATCTGCCCGCGCTGCTCCGGGACTTCCGGCCCACGGCATTCGACCCCCAGCGGTTCTACGCCGAGTGGCGGGATCGCGGCATCGCCTACGGCCCCACGTTCCAGGGGGTCGCCGAGGTTCATCGCGGCGACGACGGGGTGCTCGCCCGACTGAGGCTGCCCGGCGCGGCGTCAGGATCCATGGAAGGTCCCCTTCCGCACCCGGCGCTGGTGGACGCGGCGATGCAGTGCATGCGCCTGCTCGACGGCGACGGCGACGGCGGCGACGACCGGGTCGGGCTGGTGTTCACCATCAAGTCGGTGGAAGTCCTCGCCCCCGGCGCGACCACGATGTGGGCCCTGATACGCCGGGCCGAGGACACGCACGGCGCGGACCGGATCGACATCGACCTCACGACCGACGACGGCACGGTGTGCCTGCGTCTGCGAGGCATCGCAGGCCGACGGACCGAGTGGACGCCGGACCCGGCGCGTGCCGAGGAGACGACTGCGGCCCCGGCGGACGACGGCGTCACCACGCTGATACCGGTCTGGGATCCCGTTCAGCCGACGGAATCCGCGCCGTGGCCGCCGAGTTCCGCGTCCGTGGGCATCATCGCGCCCCCGGGGCGGGCACGGGACGTTCTCCTCGCGCGCCTTCCCGGCGCACACGTGGTGGCGGACCCGGCGCGGCGTACGCACGACGACCTGGAGACGGCTCTCCGGTCGGTCCCGGAACTCGACCATCTGATCTGGGTGGCGCCCGGCGCCGTGGACGACCGGTCCGCGGCGAGCGTCGTCGAGGACCAGGCCGACGGCTCGCTGCACGCCTTCCGTACGGTGAAAGCCCTGCTGGCCGCGGGGTACGGCGACCGCTCCCTGGGCCTCACCGTGATCACCGAGCGGGCGCACGCCGTCCATGAGGCCGAGGCCGTCGACCCGGCGCACGCCGGTGTCGCGGGCCTGGCGGGGGCGGCCGCGAAGGAGTACCCGAACTGGCGGGTGCGGGTGGCGGACGTCGAGGAGTACGACGCGCCTTCGCTCGCCGCGGTGCTGGACCTGGCAGCTGATCCGGACGGCAACCTGCGTATCCACCGCGACGGCCGGTGGCACGAGCAGCGGCTGATGACGGTTCGGCCGGCCCCGCCCACGTCGTCCCGGCTGCGGCAGGGCGGCACGTACGTCATCATCGGCGGGGCGGGCGCCCTCGGCACGGTCATCAGCGAGTACCTGATCCGGCGGTACCGCGCCCAGGTGGTGTGGCTCGGCCGCAGGCCGCAGGACGCGCGCGTCGAAGCCGCCGTCGCCCGGGCGACCGGCGCGGACGGGCCCGCGCCGCTCTACCTGCGGTGCGATGCCACCGACCTCGCGTCCCTGCGCGCGGCGAAGGACGAGATCGTACGACGGTTCGGCGCGGTGCACGGCGTCATCCACTCGGGCCTCGTGTTCGCGGGGGCGACCCTGTCCCGGATGAGCGAGGCGCAGTTCGAGGACGTGCTGCGCGGCAAGGTCGACGCCGGCGTCCGGTGCATGGAGGTGTTCGGCGGGGAATCGCTCGATTTCGCCCTGTTCCTGTCCTCGATCAACTCCTACCTCAAGGCCATCAAGCAGGCGAACTACGCGGCCGCCTGCACGTTCCTCGACGCGTTCGCACTGACCGTGCAACGCGAGTACGGGGCCGAAGGCAAGGTGCTG is a genomic window containing:
- a CDS encoding SDR family NAD(P)-dependent oxidoreductase, translated to MFERPGELRDLLARWLERGEWDKIAPLWVNGIDVDWHAHHGARPPVRVSLPTYPFAAKRYWPDGGAVSVSRAADSFDAVPVPRAADRLSAVSAPRATDPLDAEALLVAAAGPEGVETFLSGRTSATEELDSLSRPLVLAQLVAAGLFDEPVRRDLIGQRITLSLAQWLDHTVTVLLNHGELVREGDFVAPGKSAPDPEQVWRAWRAWKDARADDPEVAAKTGLTERMIEALPAILSGRTKATAVMFPGGSFELVEPVYRGNATADYFNDVTAGAVRAEVDARGDGIRLLEIGAGTGSTSERVFARLAGRDLAEYRYTDISKAFLIDAERRFADRVPYVSFSAFDVEREPGAQGLATGEYDIVVANNVLHATEDIVQTVRHARALLRPGGVLVLNELARNDWWSHLTFGLLDGWWRFTDGRRIQGGPALSPDAWRDVLRECGFDTVEPLAEPARDLGQQVLLARVGSPVPHRGSRPDPRPAASGSVEEHVRATVEAILAETLKLTADELAADKPFADYGLDSLTGVSLVQRLNESLSTDLDPSVLFENPSIRRLTRFIVDEEGAALVAAVPEPSPVPGPSAAPVPSVVSEPFAAPEPAAVPEAPAVPEPSGRGREPVAIVGMSGRFPGARDTDAFWDLLASGRDAVSKVDRWDLASLGSVCLDGGLLDGVDEFDPLFFGISGAEAVYMEPQQRLFLQEAWRALEDAGHAGDSLDRDRCGIYVGCAAGDYLDLTGPSDYPGQALWGNMNSLVPSRIAYYLDLHGPALAVDTACSSSLVSLYLACQALWAGEVTTAIAGGVYVQNSPRLYLAASRAGMLSPTGRSRAFDQAADGFVPAEGVGALVLKRLSDAEADGDHIHGVISGIGINHNGTTNGIAAPNGTSQERLIRQIYQDFAIDPAGIGLVEAHGTGTKLGDPVEFRALDRAFRGFTDAERFCSLGSTKASIGHAQAAAGVIGVIKTLLAMRHEVIPGLPHHTETNSSVTLAGSPFFVHTEPRRWAVPEGGRRRAAVTSLGASGTNAHTVIEQPSAPPTPTPPLSRQGRARLIALSAATEDALREQVVRLARHCREHPDLDPGDVSHTLLLGRRHLRHRWATVVRDITELESRCTAWLSGQDIPARGADSQVQALAQQFLDGEAPDFAELFRDSRYRRVPLPGYPFERERYALPNRAAADDAPRHDGQLLTGDEFYLREHRIQGTGIAPGAMYLQWAAAAARRTASAPVRLHDVVFLRPLSVPGAPRALRVALRADGDVTRFTVSSTESAGDEPVLHCQGEVSATEPTAVRALDLPALLRDFRPTAFDPQRFYAEWRDRGIAYGPTFQGVAEVHRGDDGVLARLRLPGAASGSMEGPLPHPALVDAAMQCMRLLDGDGDGGDDRVGLVFTIKSVEVLAPGATTMWALIRRAEDTHGADRIDIDLTTDDGTVCLRLRGIAGRRTEWTPDPARAEETTAAPADDGVTTLIPVWDPVQPTESAPWPPSSASVGIIAPPGRARDVLLARLPGAHVVADPARRTHDDLETALRSVPELDHLIWVAPGAVDDRSAASVVEDQADGSLHAFRTVKALLAAGYGDRSLGLTVITERAHAVHEAEAVDPAHAGVAGLAGAAAKEYPNWRVRVADVEEYDAPSLAAVLDLAADPDGNLRIHRDGRWHEQRLMTVRPAPPTSSRLRQGGTYVIIGGAGALGTVISEYLIRRYRAQVVWLGRRPQDARVEAAVARATGADGPAPLYLRCDATDLASLRAAKDEIVRRFGAVHGVIHSGLVFAGATLSRMSEAQFEDVLRGKVDAGVRCMEVFGGESLDFALFLSSINSYLKAIKQANYAAACTFLDAFALTVQREYGAEGKVLNLGYCFNNAPTEGERGAVVGAQAPLIQPDELTAAIERLCAAPVGRLTLMKFSPALNDRGIVLGDDEVSLPTAVLPDTEPADVREPAAVPDGELELVRARIAELTALAI